Genomic DNA from Prunus persica cultivar Lovell chromosome G1, Prunus_persica_NCBIv2, whole genome shotgun sequence:
ACTTCTTCCTTGTAGTTTATCTCTACTTGTCGTAATAGTATTTTCATCCTTTCTTGTTGCAAATCACAAATGGAACAAGAAATGTCCATACAAAAGAAGGaagctcaaaaccaaccaaagcgAAGAATCAAAACGATGGCTCAGAAGAGTAaaccaaagccaaagccaaagccaaagccaaactaTGATCAGAAAGCAAAGCACTCGGACTATGTCCAATTTCGGTGCAACGTCAATACTTTCAACTACATCATTACAGACGTAAAGGACAAGCTCAATGAAAGGCAGAAGAAGCTTCTCAAGAAAACCCCCTTCTGGAACTTGATCGAGCTGTTTTACCACTAGAGAATTGACATGAATAAGTCGGACCTTGACTTAGTACAACTGCTCAATCCAGATACAAAGTCCTTCAAATTTAGAACCAAATCATTCCACATCACAGGCAATGCTGTGACTCAGATTCTAGGACTGCCAAATGAAGGAAAATCTGTCAAATTTGTCAATGATAGGTACACTATTACCTTCAGAACAAGGCACTttggagaaaagggaaaaccaTCAAAAAACTAGGTAGAAGCAGAATTACAAAAGACAATTGCCTTGGCAAACCAaccgaagaaagaaaaggcccAAGGCagagcaaaagaagaaaacgaacaaaggaaaagaaagaagttgaCTATGACAAGGAGGTGGTTAGCCTAATATTGATTCCGCTGTGCATGACATTCCTTTTTGCCAACTCTTCATCTACTTTGCATTAAACATTATTTGAGCATTGTGTGAATCTAGACACACTTTCAAGCTATTCGTGGGCAAGAGCTGTTTCAGCATACATGAATGAATCCTTGattgcaaaagcaaaagcaaagaagggaGGAGAAGCCTCTATAGGAGTTGTTTCGGGTTGCACTATCGTAATATGGTTAAGTAAACAGTGGcttatgcaatgcattttgagttttaggcAATGCAATTTCTGTTTTATCATATGCAGTTTCCAACTTAATTTTTGATATATCTTGTTTTTGAACTGTGCAGTTTCTACTGTGTGACCAATCCTTGGCAAGGAGAAAGGAAGTCCTGccattcttaaatggagtctTGTGGAACTCCACACAATATTCAACCAAATAAAGGACTTGAATGACATCGAGGTATGCAATTTATCGCATGTTCTATTTAATGTATCTTGAATGTGAATCCATGCTAAATCATTCTCATTGTACATGGTATTTTCAAAACTcctaaaaagcaaaaaactaCCAGGGAAGTGGAAGACATTGTTGAAAAGGTAATTAAATATGTATACAGTGCATTGCAGTTAGTGTTTTCTACATTGCAGTTTGCATTTTatccaatgcagtttctgaatCATTCAACCTCATTATACAGGGtattttgaaaacatataaaaatagaaaaactacCAGAGAAGAGGGAGACCCTCTTGACAAGGTATAAGAATCTCTAAACAGTTAATTATGCATTGCGGTTTTCGTTTCCTAtaatgcaatgcagtttctaattagtttccGTTCAATatgcagaaaaaagaaaaagaagatgatgaaggaCAACAAGGAGAAGTAGAAGACCAAGGAAAACCTGATGATGCTGATCAAACTCCAGAATTAAAAGAGGCTGGAAAGAAGGAAATGTTTGAGAATGAAGCTGGAAAAGAACATCTTGCAATTCAAGACCTCTTGGTGAAGTCCATGACAGACCAAATCAACTACCGCCAACGTCAAGATCCTAGCTTCGTTTGCCCAGAAGGATTACAACTGTGGAaggataaaataaatgaagacagtgagaagaaaatgaaggaattgTGGGATATATTTATCCAAGCAGAAAAGAGATCAAAGGAGATGGAAGCGGAGTTGGCAACATACGTAGAGAAATTAGATAATGAAGAATGTGTGACTGCCACCATGACAGTGGAATCTACAGTTCAGCTTcatgaaatacaaaatatgaaaaggagGATTGCAGAATTGGAAGGCAAGGAAACTCGTATTGACATGGAGAAGATTGCCAAGAAAAAGGAGATTGAAGAAAAGTACAAGGTAGAAATTGAAAGCTTGTTGTCAGACCCAACAATCTTTGAAATGGAGATGGATCTGCCTACAACACAAccaattgaaaagaaagaagaagaagaaagcaacaagaagagaaagaagaagaaaagcaacAAGAAGAGAAGCAAGATGCTCCAACACTTGATATTCCTTCAAAACTAATAAGGCtgaagaacagagaaagaatGCTATGTGtacgaaaaaaataagaaaccaaaaaagtaGGCAAAAAAGGATGATGAAGAACTACCACAATTCAAGCTTATCTCTTCCGAGGAGCAATCAACACAAGAGGATCCTCAAAATCTGAAGGAGGTATGCAATTACTGCAGTTCAAGCTGCtgcttttttctgttttttgcattgcagaaacaaactgcaatgcagtttccgttTCCTGCAATGCAGTGTGTTATCTGCTTTAcataaatggaaactgcattgcagtttctgttttatcaaatggagtttctaattagtttcctttcaaTCTACAGTTAACACAAGAGGCATCTCAGCCCAATGCCACAAATCCAATTCTTGATCCCCCAAAAGGAATGAGCCTTCATGATTCAATACCTGTAGGTCTGTAAGAATcaaatgatgaagatgaaggaaaaaaaagacacaaaaaaagccaacaaagaaaaaactagaATGAGGTCAAAATAAGGTTTGGCAGAAAATTCCAAAGGAGGACAAGTACAGAATTCAAGAATACTACTTAAGTACTCAACCTCGGTAATATCTCTATTCCAAAAGAACAATTCTTTcatcttttaattacaattaaactaaaactaatCTTGTGAATTTCACGTATTCGAATCCGCAATGATAACTTTTGGGCAGGACTCCATAATGGGAAAGTGACAAACCATGATGTCAAAGATATTGTATGGGACTTGGAACTGTCACAAAACGTAAGTATAAACTACTAATTCTATAACACACATTGCACTGCAGTTTTTGTTTATGCTACCTATATTACCCATTAataattccatttttctccAATCAATGTGAAACAGGTTATTGAGGCTTATATCCAAATAGAGGAGGACAAAATAGGGCCCATGCAAACAGATAGTCCACAGTACATGTCCACATGGACTTGGGTAagaattattttgaaaattcaaaattgtctAAACAAATGCTGTACTGTAGTTttcgaaaaatatatactaacAAATTGCCATTCAATGCTTGCAGACTTACATGCAAACCTTTGTAGAGCCAAATTGGCATAGGGCCCTGTATGAACACTTACTTGAAAAACTCAGGAAATGCAATGTGCTTTTCTTCCCGACCATTTCAAGTTCTAAGTTCCACTTTACACTTCTCACATTTCACAAAATTGAACGAAACTGGAGACACTACAATCCACTTAGATCGTTGGGAcctagaaaagaagaaaagtgcATTGACATTGCTCAAAAGTTTGTAAGTGGAATGAAACCGTCTTAATTTCTcagcacaaacacaaacagaaaCTGAAATGCATTTTCTGTATTATACGTACAGCCTAATTTCAGACCAAAACTATAATTCCAATGCACTGATtaccatttatttttctatttttttcttatttaaacaTGTTAATATTGTTGAAGGGTGGCTAGGATACATTAGACCTCAATCACAAGTATTCTTAGAAACTAGAAAAATACCAACACTTGTGAAGCAAAAGGATGGGCCCCCTACACTTATACAGAAAGATTTGTCCCCAAATGAAGAACTCACTCTCAATTGGATTCTGCAAAATCCATATCAGTTTCCATTTGAGGATGACACAGAATGTGCTCAACAACGTTCATCTTCATAAGAATTGTGTGTactcaactattcattacagtttgaaattattcaaaagcaaaagctaaTCTCGTATTCATTTGCAAGTTCGATTGCGACATGTTCGTCATGTTCTACATGGATAAAATAGTACAAGGACAGCTCATTCCAAAATGTGTAGACAAGAATTTCATGAATGAATATCGAGCACAATATGTCACAAAACTCCTACACTACAAAAACTGTGTAATTAATAGTCTGTAGTGATTTGCCTTTCGTTAACTCAAGACAATATGTATCTTAATTCTTGTGGatgtttgtaaatatttctagTTATGGTATATGAGAACATATTTCCTATACATATAAATTGTAATATAATCTTGGAACAGGATGCAACAAAACGAAAAGGAAACAACAAACTGCACTGAATTTTCTGGTCAAATATTGTAACAAAttaaaactgcagtgcagtttatataaataaataaataatctcctcaaaaaatgtgaaaagaacccaaaagccaaagccataatcaaagtactaaaactttgttcaaaacacatttcAGTAGGTCAGCAGTTGTAACATTCCAATATACTTgcaaaaattattctaaaattgaattatggaacaaGACACTGCATTGCaatttctggtcaaaatctgtaacaaacaaacaaaaactgtTGCTCAAATGTGatgtgaaaagaaaccaaaaggtaAAGGCataatcaaagtactaaaactaatataaaaacacatttaactccatgagcagttataacattcccatagACTAGCAAAAAAtattctgaaattgaattatggaacaaGAAATTGCACTGTTGTGTCTGGTCAAAATCCGcaacaaataaacagaaactgcagtgcagtttctgcaacaaaatctgctcaaatatgaaaacaagcattgaatAGCAGTAAAAAACGAATATCGAGTGATGaaacaattgtataattttcattaacttcaaaaaagaatcaaaatatCCAATTAGAAGTTGTGTAGCCAATTAAAAGCAACTAAAAgtgcaatgcagtttttgCAAAAAGTGCAATGCAAAAACTGACTATACATTCACTAAATCATATGTAACATAAACAATCGTCAACTGAGAAGGAATGTTCATATCACAGCCTTGCAAGTCTTCCTATTGTGCACAGCAACATTGCACCGACTGCATTTCAATGGCCttttaaattcaccaaaatctTTTATCCTCTTTGTTGGTGGTCTTCCAGCTGGCCTCTTTGTAATTGGCGGAAGCACAACTCCAGCTACAGAATCGTTGCTGCCCAAGCCTTTCCCAATATCTGGAATAGAAAAAATAGGACTCTCATAGGCTTTTCGAAAGAAGTCAGTCCTGTAGTAACACTCCACGTAATCATAAGCTAAATATTTCTTTGCTAGAATTGCAGCCACTGCATGCGTGCAAGGAAAACCGTCAATTTTCCAAAGACGACAAGAACAAGTCCTTTGTCAAGATCAACCATCATAGAATAATCAGCAAATACTTCAAAAATAGTGCAACCAGAAGGACGAACTGCCCAAGTCCTACCGGCCTTCACATTTTCCCATAGTCTAGTTTCCATCTCCGGACACAAAATTGTTGTCCACTTCTCCGCTTCAATTCGTCGTTGAGAATTCATTACTATCAATTTCTGTCGAATCCCTTCTATCAAAGGTAGCACTGGCAAATCTTGAAACACACCAACCCAATTATTAAATGACTCCACTAAACTGTTTGCCATCTCCCCATAACGCATTCCTTTGAAAAATGTGTTGGCATAGTGATCTCTAGACAAATCAGATGTAAATGTCTTCACTTTCGAACTCCCAACAATCACCAACTCCTCCAATGCTACCTTAAACTCTTCCTCCGTAACAGCATATGCGCATctactaaataaattgataacacGGTCTTGGAGCAGTTTCCCATAACCTGACTTCGGGTACTTTGATATCAAATTCTGTTTGAGGTGATAGTAATAGTAAGAATGAGGCCATCCAGGAAACACAAACCCCATTGCATTTAACAAACCTTGATTGCGATCCGAGAAAAAGGTCACCACTCTCCCTATCGGTAGCAATATAGAAgccaaatgttgaagaaaccaAGTCCAATCTTCGACTCATCACCGTGAACGTCCAATTTAACTAACTCTTTGCCAAACCATGCGTGGTAGTATGAAATGTCTATACCATAATAATCTTTGAACTCGTGTATAATCTTAAATGGCTTCAGCTATGGTTTTGCATGAATTCTGTCCACAATGAGGGAGGACACCACACGAGACCTCATCATCTTACTCTTTGACTCCCGTATTCGACCCGCACATGTATGCACATTATTTAACGTCCGAATTACAAAATAGCCAGTAGCTTTACAACAAGAAGCATAAACACGCCAGCTACAACCCTCAAATTTCTTATTTGAACAAACAGCAACCACCCGCTTCTTGTCATTgcattcataaaaaaaattaaatcctaCTTCAAGAGCGTACTTGCACAATTTCAACCGGAACTCCTCTGCGCCACCGTCAAAATTTTGCCCTACATGATGTATGTATGTCTCCCACTCATTGGACAACAAAGGCTTAGCACTTGCTCTCTTTGACCTGcccaaaaattcatttatgtCTTCGACAATACTAGAACACGACGACTCGCCCTTTGCACAGTACTATCAACTCCttatttacacaaaaatcACCACTATATTCACTGCTCCCGCTTAAATCTTTCACTAAAATATCAACAGTCTTCTCATTtgatatcaacaaaaatgtccTCATCGAGTCCAAATCGCTATCCGTTTCTAGAAAACAACTCGGATAGCTGGGCAGCGAATACCGTAACGTTAAACAACCCAACtggaaacccctaaaccttagacacaaagtcttcaaaatatcaacTATGGATGACTTTGATGGAACTGAAAACATAACGGTTTCCGACCTATATGTGCACTTGGCAATGACACACACCTCCATTAGCCTtaaaaatgcaaacaaaacaacaaacaaaaacataaaacaattcaaattagtaaataatgtacataaGCAGTTGTAACATTCCAATAGACTTCCAAATATTAGTCTGAAATCgaattatgaaacaagaaactacACTGCAGTTTCTAgtcaaaaactgaaataacAGAGACAACAGTGCACTTTATGAGATAACATACCCTTAAATTTgaatagaaaccaaaagaaagccatgttcaaagtactaaaactaatatcaaaacacatctAACTCCAtgagcagttgtaacattgcctttatgaaaccagaaactgcaatgcagtttctgccaaCACTCCAACAAACAGATGCAGTTTGtgacaaaaaatcaaaaaaattcgaatagaaaccaaaaggaaaccacgataaaagtactaaaactaaattCCAAAAACATACAAGTcgatataaatgaaaataggTTCTAAAGTACTCATACCTCAAAACTTAGGACTGCCAAAATACTCCACAACCAAATAGCACCTTAAAATCAAATCTGATCACGAAACGAAGAAGATAGGGTTTAGCATTGAACGCCACAAGATCGCGCCACAAAATCTGAGCCATAAAACTGAGCttgaaatacccaaaacacagATCCACAACTACATCTTTgaaaacgaaaaagaaaacaaatgaaaacgAAAGAGAACTCGCGTGTTGTTTAAACATTCAGGTGTAAAAGCGTCATTTAATTTGTAGGTTTATAGATAGGCCAAGCTTTTTAAGAAGAATGGTAGAATTGTCTtatcagtttttattt
This window encodes:
- the LOC109946466 gene encoding uncharacterized protein LOC109946466 produces the protein MGFVFPGWPHSYYYYHLKQNLISKYPKSGYGKLLQDRVINLFSRCAYAVTEEEFKVALEELVIVGSSKVKTFTSDLSRDHYANTFFKGMRYGEMANSLVESFNNWVGVFQDLPVLPLIEGIRQKLIVMNSQRRIEAEKWTTILCPEMETRLWENVKAGRTWAVRPSGCTIFEVFADYSMMVDLDKGLVLVVFGKLTVFLAHIGKGLGSNDSVAGVVLPPITKRPAGRPPTKRIKDFGEFKRPLKCSRCNVAVHNRKTCKAVI